One stretch of Amycolatopsis tolypomycina DNA includes these proteins:
- a CDS encoding amidohydrolase, translating to MDDLLLRRVRPGLGGELADVRVNDGRVTSITEPGSAGFAARVVDGHGGTLLPGLADAHVHVVQWATFRRRIPLDAARSAGEAIELLLAHLLATPAPQTELVVGAGFRDGLWPDKPHKDLLQRALPGRAVALFSADLHTLWLSPAALKLIGRDHPTGVLLEGDCMSATAQLPTAAIDVQDRWVAEAVSAAAARGVTQIVDYEYADTVADWTRRGAPATRISCVVAKHLLDQTIERGHRTGDVLPDSGGLLTVGPFKLFVDGSLNTRTAYCHDPYPGVDSPGLLELPPSELIPLMRRAFDHGLIPAVHAIGDRANTIALDAFEEVGCPGRIEHAQLLSAEDVPRFAALGVIAAVQPAHQPDDRDVADRHWHGRTSRAFPYRSLLESGARLEFGSDAPVAPLDPWDGIASAISRTDDDRPPWHPEQAISFADALAASSGGRRRVAVGDVADLMVTATDPAALSPADLRNLPVTATIVDGHVTHQV from the coding sequence CCGAACCGGGCTCCGCGGGGTTCGCGGCGCGCGTGGTCGACGGGCACGGCGGGACACTGCTGCCCGGCCTGGCCGACGCGCACGTCCACGTGGTGCAGTGGGCCACGTTCCGGCGGCGCATCCCGCTGGACGCGGCCCGCTCGGCCGGCGAGGCGATCGAACTGCTGCTCGCCCACCTGCTGGCGACCCCGGCACCGCAGACGGAACTCGTCGTGGGCGCCGGGTTCCGCGACGGGCTGTGGCCGGACAAGCCGCACAAGGACCTGCTGCAGCGGGCGCTGCCCGGCCGCGCGGTCGCGTTGTTCAGCGCGGACCTGCACACGCTGTGGCTCAGCCCGGCGGCGCTGAAGCTGATCGGCCGCGACCACCCGACCGGCGTCCTGCTGGAGGGCGACTGCATGAGCGCGACGGCCCAGCTCCCGACGGCGGCGATCGACGTCCAGGACCGGTGGGTGGCGGAAGCGGTTTCCGCGGCGGCCGCGCGGGGTGTCACCCAGATCGTCGACTACGAGTACGCGGACACGGTGGCGGACTGGACCCGCCGGGGCGCGCCGGCGACCCGGATCTCGTGCGTCGTCGCCAAGCACCTCCTGGACCAGACCATCGAGCGCGGCCACCGCACGGGCGACGTCCTGCCGGACTCCGGCGGGCTGCTGACGGTGGGGCCGTTCAAGCTCTTCGTGGACGGCTCCCTCAACACCCGCACGGCCTACTGCCACGACCCGTACCCCGGCGTGGATTCGCCCGGCCTGCTGGAACTGCCGCCTTCCGAGCTGATTCCCCTGATGCGCCGGGCTTTCGACCACGGGCTGATCCCGGCGGTCCACGCGATCGGCGACCGCGCGAACACGATCGCCCTGGACGCGTTCGAGGAGGTCGGCTGCCCCGGGCGCATCGAACACGCGCAGCTGCTGTCGGCCGAGGACGTCCCGAGGTTCGCGGCGCTGGGCGTGATCGCGGCGGTCCAGCCGGCGCACCAGCCGGACGACCGCGACGTCGCGGACCGCCACTGGCACGGCCGGACTTCGCGGGCGTTCCCCTACCGGTCGCTGCTGGAGTCGGGAGCCCGCCTGGAATTCGGTTCGGACGCCCCGGTGGCGCCCCTGGACCCGTGGGACGGAATCGCGTCGGCGATCTCCCGCACGGACGACGACCGCCCGCCGTGGCACCCGGAGCAGGCGATCTCGTTCGCGGACGCACTGGCGGCGTCGTCGGGGGGCCGCCGCCGCGTGGCGGTGGGGGACGTCGCGGACCTGATGGTGACGGCAACGGACCCGGCGGCGCTGTCCCCGGCCGACCTGCGCAACCTCCCGGTGACGGCGACCATCGTCGACGGGCACGTCACACACCAGGTCTGA